In a genomic window of uncultured Flavobacterium sp.:
- a CDS encoding SusD/RagB family nutrient-binding outer membrane lipoprotein, translating into MLKKIAYITLFALSLTSCSNDLDEINKNPNATETPLAPYLLTGSLKQGADLYWGSTNNFDSSLLFVQHWAKIQYTEPDRFDVSNTSFTTLWNTGYATLITDLNTILNFTDQQANSNYKGIALTLRSWTFLLLTDAYGSIPYKDAGQKVTPTYNTQKEVYTGLLEDLKKAQSLLATTNGAVTGDLVYKGDILKWKRFVNSLRLRIALRISDREPALAKQAAIDATTDPAGVLSSNTDTFQFVYISSPQQNPASAWFETRDDYRISKTLVDKLYALSDPRLPVYAQLPSDATVGKYVGGANGLSNSDANSQGFAKTSKPGKYFLTSTSPAVIASYSETLFNLSEAVARGFISGDAEQLYKNAITASLNQFGINDATVVSNYLNQATVKYDATNYAKSIGTQKWIAFYGQGLDAFVEWRRLDYPVLTAGPATVLDGQIPSRFFYPGTEQSLNGTSYQAAIATQGKDLLTTKLWFDIK; encoded by the coding sequence ATGCTAAAAAAAATAGCTTATATAACTCTATTTGCATTGTCGCTGACTTCTTGCAGCAACGATTTGGATGAAATAAATAAAAATCCAAATGCAACCGAAACGCCATTGGCACCTTACCTGTTAACAGGATCATTAAAACAAGGCGCTGACTTATATTGGGGTTCAACAAATAACTTTGATTCGTCGTTATTGTTTGTTCAGCATTGGGCAAAAATTCAATATACAGAACCGGACAGATTCGATGTATCTAACACGTCTTTTACGACTTTGTGGAATACAGGATATGCAACTTTAATTACAGATTTGAACACGATTCTGAATTTTACAGATCAACAGGCAAATTCAAATTACAAAGGAATTGCACTAACATTGCGTTCATGGACATTTTTGTTGTTGACAGATGCTTACGGAAGCATTCCTTATAAAGATGCAGGTCAAAAAGTAACACCAACTTATAATACTCAAAAAGAAGTTTATACAGGATTACTTGAAGATTTGAAAAAAGCGCAGTCTTTGCTTGCTACAACAAACGGTGCTGTAACTGGAGATTTAGTTTATAAAGGTGATATCTTAAAATGGAAGAGATTTGTAAATTCACTTCGTTTGCGTATTGCATTGAGAATTTCAGACAGAGAACCTGCTTTGGCTAAACAAGCTGCAATTGATGCAACAACAGATCCAGCAGGAGTTTTGAGCAGTAATACTGATACTTTTCAGTTTGTTTACATCAGTTCTCCGCAACAAAATCCAGCTTCGGCATGGTTTGAAACGAGAGATGATTACCGTATTTCAAAAACATTAGTAGATAAATTATATGCATTATCTGATCCGCGTTTGCCAGTTTATGCACAATTGCCATCTGATGCAACTGTAGGTAAATATGTTGGTGGCGCTAACGGATTATCAAACAGTGATGCTAATAGTCAAGGTTTTGCCAAAACATCAAAACCAGGTAAATATTTCTTAACGTCAACTTCACCGGCTGTAATTGCTTCTTATTCTGAAACATTATTCAATCTTTCTGAAGCCGTTGCACGTGGATTTATTTCCGGAGATGCAGAGCAACTTTACAAAAATGCAATTACTGCTTCATTGAATCAATTTGGAATTAACGATGCAACAGTAGTTTCAAATTATCTTAATCAGGCAACTGTAAAGTACGATGCAACAAACTATGCTAAATCAATTGGTACTCAAAAATGGATTGCATTCTACGGACAAGGCCTTGATGCTTTTGTAGAGTGGAGAAGACTTGATTATCCGGTATTAACCGCTGGTCCTGCTACAGTTTTGGACGGACAGATTCCTTCACGTTTCTTTTATCCGGGTACAGAGCAATCGCTAAACGGAACTAGTTACCAAGCTGCAATCGCAACTCAAGGAAAAGATTTGTTGACTACAAAACTATGGTTTGATATAAAATAA
- a CDS encoding thiopeptide-type bacteriocin biosynthesis protein, producing the protein MQRVFCLGSEWLYYKIYTGVQTTDLILFEKFYPIILQLEKRKIIQKWFFIRYNDNDAHFRIRFLIEDKKNLSKAINMLFPVLNDLLQENLVWKVQTDTYQRELERYGENTIEDSEFLFWKDSEMIIQYISLKKAFSEKDMALLFSFCSIDSFLNSFGLSISDKLNLMNSLQISFKEEFEADKTLKSQLDKKYRELLPTIEHFFSDISRKDFPDFFEIIEKKENQIVEKVLEIKASIQIPIHDFLASHIHMMLNRQYTSKQRMYELVVYDHLYRYYKTLNYKRLYKKSL; encoded by the coding sequence ATGCAAAGAGTTTTTTGTTTAGGAAGCGAGTGGCTCTATTATAAAATTTATACAGGAGTTCAGACAACAGATCTTATTTTGTTTGAAAAATTTTATCCGATTATTTTACAATTAGAAAAAAGAAAAATCATCCAAAAATGGTTTTTTATTCGATATAACGATAATGATGCCCATTTTAGAATTCGCTTTTTAATAGAAGACAAAAAGAATTTATCAAAAGCTATTAATATGCTTTTTCCGGTTCTAAACGATCTGCTTCAGGAGAATTTAGTATGGAAAGTTCAAACCGATACTTATCAAAGAGAACTGGAAAGATATGGAGAAAATACAATTGAAGATTCTGAGTTTTTGTTCTGGAAAGATAGCGAAATGATAATTCAATATATTTCATTAAAAAAAGCATTTTCTGAAAAAGATATGGCGCTTTTATTCAGTTTCTGTTCGATAGATTCTTTTTTAAATTCTTTTGGTTTATCAATCTCAGATAAACTTAATTTAATGAACAGTTTGCAAATTTCTTTTAAAGAAGAATTTGAGGCAGATAAAACATTAAAAAGTCAACTTGATAAAAAGTATAGAGAATTACTGCCTACAATTGAGCATTTTTTTTCAGATATATCCAGAAAAGATTTTCCTGATTTTTTTGAAATAATTGAAAAAAAAGAAAATCAGATTGTAGAAAAAGTATTAGAAATTAAAGCTTCAATTCAAATTCCGATTCACGATTTTTTGGCAAGTCATATTCACATGATGCTTAATAGACAATATACTTCTAAGCAAAGAATGTATGAATTGGTTGTTTATGATCATTTATACAGATATTATAAAACTTTAAATTATAAGAGATTATACAAAAAGTCTTTATAA
- a CDS encoding SusC/RagA family TonB-linked outer membrane protein translates to MKKKLNRYAYLCILLISIGVKAQETKPLIQSKLEGIVIDAATKEPVIGASINIKGTTHGVQTDFDGKFYFQTGQKFPYTLIVSFLGYKRLETVVNQNSVVIEITQEQNALSEVVVTALGISKEKKSLGYTTQAVKGKDLGETKETNFLNSLSGRLAGVRITNSQGDMGSSRIVIRGETSIAGNNQPLFVVDGVPVDNSQLGSVGGATRDFKNAIADINPQDIESLTVLKGPNAAALYGSRAAHGVVLITTKSGKNQKGLGITVNTGITVSEVTTLPRFQNSYGQGSNGKFSFVDGKGGGVNDGVDESWGPRLDGRLIPQFNSNGVAVPFIAHPDNVKDFFNTGLTYDNSISIAKSDDKSDFRLGVNNQKQLGTVPNSEVNKTNFTINTNYQISKGVRVGVNANYIVTDAPALPGGPSGNRAAGVMLQFLWFGRQVDTEELQRNRDVNWNNSYYSNPYWNAYYNTTSQQRNRLIGDIHLDAKLAEGFNFKFRTGIDYYNDRRKYQIKYGTNGTPFGSYAEDAYTVSEQNTEGIFTYTKKLNDDFSLDALAGFNVRTHSDANNYQKAPRLAVPDLYTLTNSRDPLTSSNTYSRLKVYSAYASAQFGFRNYAFLNVTARNDWSSTLPSNNRSYFYPSINGSVILTDALNLKSNTLDFLKLRGGWSEVGNDADPYQLSTVYNFQTAFDGNPIQTSSQKKLNNNLKPETTRSTEVGLEASFWKNRLHFDFAYYNTNSLDQILEIKTTAASGYNSQLINAGKINNHGVEIQLDGNPVQTENFKWNVAVNYAKNISKVEILDYDKQIQNYTIGSSGGVDVLASVGQAYGALYGTAYLRDANGNIVVGANGLPKADPQKKVLGHYTPDYTGGVTNTLTYKNLELSFLVDASVGGQIFSGTNRTGNYTGVLAQTLYGRGAENGGLNYYVTGTTKTLLPAGTTAPTGSVVYDDGMIFNGVYADGTPNKTLLSAQEYYKASYNISEAYLYSSTYVKLREVKLTYNVDKKLVKKLGLAGASFTASGRNLFFIYKDAPNIDPESAFNTGNAQGLESLSLPTTRSFSLNVNLKF, encoded by the coding sequence ATGAAAAAAAAATTAAATAGATATGCATACCTATGCATTTTGTTAATTTCCATAGGGGTTAAGGCTCAGGAAACCAAACCGTTAATTCAGTCCAAGCTAGAAGGTATAGTGATTGATGCTGCTACAAAGGAGCCGGTTATTGGAGCTTCAATAAATATAAAAGGTACTACACACGGAGTTCAGACAGATTTTGACGGGAAGTTTTATTTCCAAACCGGACAAAAATTTCCTTATACTTTAATCGTAAGCTTTTTGGGATATAAAAGACTGGAAACTGTAGTTAATCAAAATTCGGTTGTAATTGAAATTACTCAGGAACAAAATGCACTTTCAGAAGTTGTAGTTACTGCATTGGGAATTTCAAAAGAAAAGAAATCTCTGGGATATACCACTCAGGCAGTTAAAGGGAAGGATTTGGGAGAAACTAAAGAAACGAACTTCCTGAATAGTCTTAGTGGTAGATTGGCTGGTGTACGTATCACGAATTCTCAAGGAGATATGGGATCTTCGCGTATTGTGATTCGTGGAGAAACGTCAATCGCTGGAAATAACCAACCTTTATTTGTGGTTGATGGAGTTCCGGTTGATAACTCACAATTAGGAAGCGTTGGTGGAGCAACCCGTGATTTCAAAAATGCGATTGCAGATATTAATCCACAAGATATTGAATCATTAACAGTATTGAAAGGTCCAAATGCTGCGGCACTTTATGGATCTCGTGCTGCGCATGGTGTTGTTTTGATTACTACAAAATCAGGAAAAAATCAAAAAGGACTTGGTATCACAGTTAATACTGGTATCACGGTTTCTGAGGTTACAACTTTACCTCGTTTTCAAAATTCATATGGTCAGGGATCAAACGGAAAATTTAGCTTTGTAGATGGTAAAGGTGGCGGAGTAAATGATGGTGTTGACGAAAGCTGGGGGCCAAGATTAGACGGACGTCTTATTCCGCAATTTAATTCAAATGGTGTAGCGGTTCCTTTTATCGCGCATCCTGATAATGTGAAGGATTTCTTTAATACAGGACTTACTTATGATAACAGTATTTCTATTGCAAAATCAGATGATAAATCAGATTTTCGTTTAGGAGTAAACAATCAAAAACAATTGGGAACTGTACCAAATAGTGAAGTAAACAAAACAAACTTTACAATTAATACGAATTACCAAATTTCAAAAGGTGTTAGAGTTGGTGTAAATGCCAATTATATTGTTACTGATGCTCCGGCACTTCCGGGTGGTCCATCTGGAAACCGTGCTGCGGGTGTAATGCTTCAGTTTCTTTGGTTTGGGCGTCAGGTAGATACTGAAGAACTTCAAAGAAACAGAGATGTAAACTGGAATAACAGCTATTATAGTAATCCATATTGGAATGCGTATTACAATACTACAAGTCAACAACGTAACCGTTTGATTGGAGATATCCATTTGGATGCAAAACTTGCGGAAGGATTTAATTTTAAATTCCGTACAGGAATTGATTATTACAATGATCGTAGAAAATACCAGATTAAATACGGTACAAACGGAACTCCTTTTGGATCATATGCTGAAGACGCTTATACTGTAAGCGAACAAAATACTGAGGGTATTTTTACTTATACTAAAAAATTAAACGATGATTTTAGTTTAGACGCTCTTGCGGGATTCAACGTTCGTACACATAGTGATGCAAACAATTATCAAAAAGCGCCACGTCTTGCTGTACCGGATTTATATACTTTGACGAATTCACGTGATCCGTTAACTTCATCAAATACGTATTCAAGATTAAAAGTTTATAGTGCATATGCATCGGCACAATTTGGTTTTAGAAATTATGCATTTTTAAACGTAACAGCTCGTAACGACTGGTCATCAACATTGCCAAGTAATAACCGTTCTTATTTTTATCCTTCTATTAACGGAAGTGTGATCTTAACAGATGCTTTGAATTTGAAAAGTAATACGCTTGATTTCTTAAAATTACGTGGTGGTTGGTCTGAAGTAGGAAACGACGCAGATCCATATCAATTGTCTACAGTTTACAATTTTCAAACGGCATTTGACGGAAATCCAATTCAAACTTCTTCTCAAAAGAAACTTAATAATAATCTGAAACCAGAAACTACACGTTCTACGGAAGTTGGTTTAGAAGCTTCTTTTTGGAAAAACAGACTTCACTTTGATTTTGCTTATTATAACACAAACAGTTTAGATCAGATTTTAGAAATCAAAACAACTGCTGCGAGTGGTTATAATTCACAATTAATCAATGCTGGAAAAATAAACAATCATGGTGTAGAAATTCAATTGGACGGAAATCCTGTTCAAACTGAAAATTTCAAATGGAATGTTGCTGTAAATTATGCAAAGAACATAAGCAAAGTTGAGATTTTGGATTATGACAAACAAATTCAAAACTACACAATTGGTTCTTCTGGAGGTGTTGATGTATTGGCATCTGTAGGTCAGGCTTACGGAGCGCTTTACGGAACTGCTTATTTACGTGACGCAAACGGAAACATTGTAGTTGGTGCAAATGGATTGCCAAAAGCAGATCCGCAAAAGAAAGTATTAGGACATTATACTCCGGATTATACTGGTGGTGTGACAAATACATTGACATACAAAAATCTTGAACTTTCATTTCTTGTTGATGCAAGTGTAGGTGGACAGATTTTCTCCGGAACAAACAGAACAGGTAATTATACAGGAGTATTGGCTCAGACTCTTTATGGTCGTGGTGCAGAAAATGGAGGTTTAAATTATTATGTAACAGGTACTACAAAAACTTTATTACCTGCAGGAACAACTGCTCCAACTGGTTCAGTAGTTTATGATGACGGAATGATCTTTAATGGAGTATATGCTGATGGAACGCCAAATAAGACATTACTTAGTGCGCAGGAATATTACAAAGCTTCATACAATATTAGCGAAGCTTACCTTTATAGTTCCACTTACGTGAAATTAAGAGAAGTAAAACTGACTTATAATGTTGATAAAAAACTAGTTAAGAAACTGGGATTAGCCGGAGCAAGTTTTACAGCTTCAGGTCGTAACCTGTTCTTTATTTACAAAGACGCACCAAATATCGATCCGGAATCGGCTTTTAACACTGGAAATGCACAAGGTTTAGAGAGTTTGTCTCTGCCAACTACCAGAAGTTTCAGTCTTAATGTTAATCTTAAATTCTAA